The Aquila chrysaetos chrysaetos chromosome 11, bAquChr1.4, whole genome shotgun sequence sequence GAAATATGCACAGCCAGAGGACACTGACACCCGTTTAATGCTCACCCACTACCAAATAGGTGCTGGGCAGAGATCCAGGTGTCTGAGCCGAAGAGCAGGAGACTGTGACCAGACCCTATGGGGTGATGGTGAAGGGCTCTTCTGTGGGGCCAGACCTACCCAGGGAGCATAGAAATGGGGACTTCTCACTCCTGCTGGGGATCTGGGGCTGTAAAACACAAAGCTTCTCAAGaacaggggaggggagagaaaaaaaaaaaggggaaaaaaccccaagctgtTTCAAACAGAGCTGTCCAGGGAGGTTTTGCTACAGAGCAACTCTGTTTGACCCACTCCATTTTTCTTGCCAGCATTATCCGCTCCATTGTCTTTGAGCACCAGTTTCATAGATAGGAAATATCTGACCTTTGTTAATCAGagataaacatgaaaataatatcCTTTGACACAGATTCTCATTCAGAGAGAGTTTAAGAgtaatttcatgtttctttcttattaCACAGAGATTTCCTTCAGTGATGAAACTAGCTGTGTTTCTATTCCAGTATATTGCCATTCCATTCCTTAAGCTGCAGTTGTTATCAGCTTCCATTCTCTACACCCCATGTCCTCTtcccttgtttctttctttccttaccGGGGCTTCACTGAGTCTGAATTAACATTGCTTTAGGACTATTACGTTGCTCACAAAAATCAAGTCTAGTAACATTCATTAACCTTAATAACCAAAGAGTAATTCATGCTCTTGACACTTAAGCAGTGTCAGAAAATAAGTGTAATTTTGCACCTACTAACTTCCTTTTTCTCACCTTGTACCTACTTCACTGGTTTACTGCACTACGGGGTTCCTGAAACTTGAGCTATGCCGTTTAGTAATTATGTGTCTAGTTTAGGAAAGGCGTACCTGTTATTCAGACTCCTTCCCATACCTACTTAGTTTTAAGAAGACATCATCCACCCAGCCCTGGCCAGCAGCAAGCCTGAGTGCCTGCTGAACGTGCAGCCCCTTTCACATCCCCTTGTACAGTGATGTTTCCTCCTAGCTTCCCTGACTTGCTCTAGTCACCTTGCTATAGCTACTGTGTTCAAATGTCCTCCAAGAAAGGATCAGTATCTCCTTGCAGAAAGTCACATATAAAGGAAATACACAGCCTAATGCCGTGCATTGTAGTTGGGGCTGAGTGGAAAGTGGAGGAATGGCGAGGAGGCACATTAGACCCAAGGGGCTGTAGGAGTCTGAGTACAGTGGTTACAGTGGATCGCTAGCACTTTATAGACACCCCCTATGATGTATAGACAAGGTTTGGCAACAGAGTCCTGCGATCAACTCTTCAGTCTCAAAGGACTGAATCACTGTTCTGCTCTACTTCTCTGCCAGAAAACACGCACAGTTCTCACCCTGTTTGTAGGGGTTTAGATTCCTGTAGGGAGGAGAAGTGGGAAGCATAACATCTCATTTAAGATTTTACATTGTGTTAAATACTCGATATTAATTAAGCTAATCATTCTGTTAAGCTCTGTTCAGGGTGTCTTTACCTTTCATGAGCCTTCTATGGATCTTCAACTAGTTTCTAGAAACATCAGAACGGAGACAGCAGGTTGCTGCAGGGATTTGTGGTTTGGGGAGAGCCTGTGACCACGTAAATGCTGTAGACAGTATGGTTCGTCTGGTTGAAATGCCAGATTAAGACAAGATGAGTGTATTCCTCAAAATCTGAATGTGTGACTTGGGTACAATTGCATAATTTCATTCTAGAAATAGAGGTGAAATTCCTAGGAAGAACTTGGAGTGATGCCCTTTTTCAACCCCACCTCCCTACACTGTGCTCAGATACTAGAGGGACTGGCAGATGTCAATCTATGCATGAGGGCAAACAGCAAGAGTTTAAGCATATACATAGCAGCTAGGctctaaatatttctgcattttgagtTTGTTTGACAGCATTAGAACACGATTTCTTTAGTCCTACATGAATGATTGCCCAAAGGACCACAAGCTGGAGAGGTAAAAAATCAGCATGCAAACAAGGAGTTCATCCCTAGCTTGTTTATTCTTATCTTGAGCAGGTTAATAAGTAATCTCATATCTCAGCAGGAATAGGAAGCGACTATTGGCTAATTTCATCCGTGTGCTTTGGTATCATAGCATATAAATAAGCATGAATTTACAGGTCCAACATCAGGCTCTTCTGACACTTGTCTTCTTTTCCTCAGCCCACCATGGAGCTCCTGGGAATGACCACTATTTTCTTGCTGCTCTGCATCTCATGCCTTCTTCTCTTTGCCTCGTGGAGAAGCATATCGCAAAAAGAGAAGCAGCCTCCTGGTCCCATCACACTCCCCATGGTTGGAAACATACTCCAGCTGAATGTGTGGAACTTGCCTGAAAGCTTGAAGAAGGTAAGGGACCGTGTCCTACTTTCCTACATTGTCTCCATTGCATATAAAACAAAGCCCAGTCCAGACTGTCTCAGCTTAATTCACAAGCTTAATTTGCATTGACCAAACATCAGActcaaacagaaacaaacagttTCCCAGAAATACATGCTTCTGAAGTCTATACATTGCAATAAATTATATATCTAAGTCTGTATCTAAGTCTATATATTGCAAGTCTAGGTCTATATATTTGCAGTATCATACTAATGATGAGTACTGTGCTGACCTCCCAGCAGTACTACAATTTGCAGTGGATTTGCAATCAAGGCACTAATGCTATTGCAATATTTGCTATACTCCTCCTGTGCCCAACTCCTCACCACGCTAGCAGCACGGCCTGGCCCTTTTTTGGGGAGGACCCTGCTCCAttttgctgcctctgctccctaGCAGATAGGTCAGATCTCCTGGGAGCGGAAGTAGCGAGTGAAGGGGTTGAAGCAAAAAAGTTTGGGGGGTGAATTGTGCTGTCCATTCCCTCCTCTGGCTGACTTCACCCATCTGTCAAACAAAACCTGTGCGTTGCAAGGCCTGGGAGGGGATAGGTGGAGGGAGTTCAGCTGGAGTGCCTGTTCATTAGGGGACTGTGAGGGGATGGTGGCAGATGGGTGGGAAAGGCGGGTGTCCCTGAGTTCTTCAGAGCAAAATTGTGGTGATGGTTGGCATCACCATGTGTATTGTCAGATGCACACATACCCATATGAGCTCCTTTTTGCCTTCGTGCTTATGAACGTTGAGAATCATGAGCACTCTCAGgcattctgctttgtttcagagCGCTAGGTTATTCAGTTTCCCACCACAAAAAACCTGGGACTATATCTAGTTTGCTCTTAAAAAGTGAGCACAAGAAGAAGTGTTCTAGGTTGGACCAAGTAGCCCAAGAATCTTTCTGCAACTGTAGCCAAAAGCAGATGCCTGGGAAAGAGTACATGATTAGCGCAAGGATGCAGTGACTCTGCACTCATATACTTGCTCAATTTCCAGAGGTCATGGCCCAGGAGATTTTAGAGACAACTGTGGTATGCTTATGCTCAAAAACCCTTTAGGCGCTTGCTTCCGTAAGTGTATATAATTGCTTTTTGAGCCCATGTAAACTGTTATCCACTGTGCTCTGTAGAAAGGCATTCCAGACTGTTTTGCCAGTCCCGTGaagaactattttcttttctgggatTTGGACTTGACACCTCACTATTTCCATTCATATGTCCTATTTCTTGTACAATTCCCTCTTCCCCTGGCTGTAATTCATAGTTGAAAGACCTCTGCACTGCTGCTAATCAATGCTATGTCTCAgcgatgctgggacaatggcACATCACCCCTCAGACCCTTTCGCTACAAACTTCTTTTCACATGATTAACATTCAGACATGTTCTTTTTGTTCCTCCTTCCTATAGCTCAGCAAGAAGTACGGTCCTGTCTTCACAATATATTTAGGCCCACAAAAGGCTGTGGTGCTGTATGGCTATGAAGTTGTGAAAGAAGCTCTGATTGATCAAGCAGATGACTTCAGCGGAAGGGGCAATCTACCACTGCTTAAAAAACTCTTCCAAGGCACAGGTAATGTTAGCATACAAAGCTGATGCTTTCAGTGCTTCAAGAGCACAGCTGAGAGGGCAGTTGAGGACGGAATGGTGGATTTCATTTACTACTTTCATGCATACAAATTAGCAACAAAAGACTAAAAGTCCAACTCATTACTTGGACCCCTGGAGACTGTTTAAGGTCCCAGGTTGGCTTCACTGAGTGCCTTCctattttcagcatgttttaaatTCTGGCTAAaaatttgttcattaaaaaatgtgcCTCTAAGATCTTACATTCtcccatttctgaaaatattgaCAATATACATACAGCTAAGGAACCAGCAACAGGAAAGTCCACAGCACAACAAAGACAAGATAATATAGGCTGCCCCAGTAAAGACCACATTCAAGGTAAAGCCCTGAGCTTATTCACCAGGGTAGTTCCCAGTCTGGCATGTATCTGGGTAAATAGTACCTATTCCGTGGTACTATATTACAGTATCAATGGTATTGCAAATAACGATATGCAGTGTGAAGGTACACAGCAGAATGTATGAGCAGTTATGTTAGTGCAAAGGCCATGTGCTTGTGGTCAAGATCAATTCAGTACAAGTGTTACGTTGTTATTTACATCCTAACATAGCTTTTCTTATTCCGGGAATAAACTCAGTTTTACTCAAAGTGGTGTGACAGGTGGATCAGATTTGTCCCCTCCAGAATTGCAGAGAAGTTACATTTTGGGGCATATAGCAATTGCAGTATAACTCCACAGAGCAGTGTCTTTGTATGTTTGTGAAGTACTTACTGTGTAGCTCCcattcaggaaaaagaaaaatctgtttcctcaTGGATgtctatttttccttcctgtatcAGGCATTGTGACAAGCAATGGGGAGACCTGGAAGCAGCTCCGACGATTTGCACTCACCACCTTGAGGGATtttgggatggggaagaagagCATCGAGGAGCGAATCCAGGAGGAAGCTCATTTTCTGGTGGAGAGGATCAGGAACACACATGGTAGGACATGGACTTTGTGCCTGCTGGGACACCCTGCATACCTGCAATGAGGCAATGAGGGGTGTAGGACTGCTTCACCAAATCTATGACCCAAGAAGTGGGCAtgtggctgctgtttctgctccctgctcccacagGCAAAGTTATCACTGCTGGGAGTAGGTCAGTCAAAGGCATTGTGACAGTATGGAGGGATAAATGTAGGAGATCAGTGTTGGAAAGCATCCTTTACCCTGTTCTGCTTGAGGAACAAGACAGGAAGTAGCAAATGGAATGGCTTGGCCCCAAAGCCAAGGGTTTGGTGGAATTCAGCCATGGAGACAGGGCTGGGCACTGCCAGGTAGCCAAGCAACATGCACTTCCTCGCCTTGTCTCCTGCAGCTCTAAGTAAACAGATCCTGAAGAAGCGGGTGACCAGAGAACTCATTTACAGATATTTGGGTTTGGGTCCAGTCCATCTGAACACTAGACAATACCTCCCAGTATTGGTGGGGCATGCAATGGGAACAGGGACTATAAAGCTGCATTTGAGGGCAGGGCATAGGGTAACCACCTTATAGGTTTCAACctataaatctgttttctggtAATATAGAAGACAATGTTACTTCTAAGTGCTTCCCCTGAGAGTGGCACAGTACCAGCCTGGACCACAGGCTTCCTTTCCACAGCCAGCCTTCAATGTGTGCTTATTCTGCaagggggaaaaagcagaatgCTGAAACATCAGTTTCCTGTGAGCCACTAGCAAATTCAGTCTGGATTCACAGATAAACATTCCTGCTACAAATCAGAGAAAACACTCTCACCTGCATTGCTCTTATCCTTTCACTAACACAGTAATACTGTATTTCCTGTGCCCTACTGCAAGCCTCCATCTCTGGCATCTTTTACTGTGTACTAAAAGGCTTTACAAGCAAGATACATACAACTGAAAAGTATAAAGCCATTATTTACTcttaatgcaaataataaatagcTAGGAGTAGTTATCTACTAGGCTCAGCATTAATATACTCATCACATCCAATGAGATATCTGCGGCGACTTCAATGGCCAGGGAGTCATCAGTCAGGCAGAGAAGGGTTGGTGCCATTGCTCCTTGGAATAGGCTGATCCTCAATGCTGCCAAGTTGCCATtttctgactcttttttttttttttcttttaggatttTATAACTTTTCATGTTGTTGTTTCCTCTTGAAACCTTGAGATGCACCCTATGACTGTCTGCAGTTAtacctttcctttctttcttggtTCTTATATCACTTTTTTCTCACACTGTAGTTTTCTTACATGCTTATGCAGCTGTGCTATCAAACCTAGACTTTGACCACAGGCATTTGAACCTCTAGGAGAGAGTTATACAACTGAGGTTACACTAATAGAGTTCATAAACAGGTTCTAATAACCTAAAGACATGGCTCAGGCAAAGTCCCTATGGGTTTTGGTGGGAATCTTTAGGCCATTTCTAATAAACAGTCTATAAGGCAGACAGGCATGTGTGAGCTGAAGAGGAATGAAGCCACTCAGACTAGTGTTCTGCTGAGAACAGGACAAAAGAGATTCTTAAACCATTCAACAGAGAAATTAGTTCAAGTAGAGAAGAATAAATTAGATAAGCCCTTCACCATCCTTTCAAAGGAGTGCAAAACTCTGGGTCTCAAGGGGATGCAAAGCTTCCCTATAGTGTCAGAGGAGGGGATGATGcctgaaatactgaaagcaaGATACCattggttttctgttgttgcagaGCGACCCTTCAACCCTGGCAACTTCCTAGTCCATGCTGTTTCCAACATCATCTGCTCCATCATCTTTGGGGATCGGTTTGACTATGAGGACAAGAAATTTCTAACTTTAATTGAGTTGCTAGATGAAAACAACAGGCTCCAGAACTCTATACAAATACAGGTGTGTACAGTTTTATTTAACTAATAAATTTGTTAATGgttacaatattttattaatgaatatttattcatgttattaatttttaattggaGTGGATTTTCCtacatttggaaaaattttttgaaaaccaaaaaggcAGTTAAATAACCAATTCCTGTGTTTTCTTACCTTATGGAATTGCCATTGTACATCCAAAGAAGGATATCATTGCAAAAGTTGCTCAAGTGAAGTCTATCCTTGAATATAGTGAAAACATAAAGTAAAAGGCATTAAAATCCAGTTGAATAATAAAGACCTACTGTTCCAAAACAGTTTAATTGCCCCATTTTCATAGTTAAAATTAGGACAACATTTTATTGTATCCACATTAATCAGAATGTGCTTTTccaccattttatttttacagttataCAATTTCATCCCAACTATCATGGATTATTTACCCGGGGCTCAtcaaaaaatgataaaaaatactgaaaaagttCATCAATTTACTTCAGAAATCATAGCGGAACACCAGGAAACCCTGGATCCCACTTGTCCTCGAGATTTTATTGATGCTTTTCTTAACAAAATGGAACAGGTAATGTAAGAGCAAGACACTTATCAAATTATAAGAAAAACACTGCTTGGATCCCAGCTTCTTTCAGTTGTGGCAGGGCACTGGGCTTTTGCAAATACAGAGGGAACTTGCTTTTCTTGGCACATCAACTTCATTCTTACCTCTCCATTTTCTTATCAAggatttttaaacacagaattaaCAGCACTAGCCAAAGTTAGGAAAGCTGGAGACCAATCTGGTTGATGTAATTCAATGCTCCTCCCACATATTATTTAGTAAAAGTACCATAAATGCTGGTGTTCTGGAGAGTGAGTGTCGTATTTTTGAAAGGACACTAGATGTGTTTAAAATCATACATTACAGGTACAGgatcttcctttttaaacaagCTGCTTAGCTTTGTCATTCAAAATGTTCTGCCACATCTTCCTCCAGGAGAAAGGGAATGGTCACTCAGAATTCACCGTTGAGACCTTGAGCAGAACCACGCTCGACTTGTTCCTTGCAGGAACAGGGACCACCAGCACCACACTGAGATACGGACTTGTGATTCTCCAGAAATACCCAGAGATAGCAGgtaatagaaaaggaaataaataacagaaaactttttaatagGTCGTGGGATCAATTTGGACAATTCCTGTCACTACCACATGTGGCAATGGTCCCCTGAGTAAGGAAATGTGTATTTGCAGTGTGGAAATGTGTATTAGTCTTAGTTCTATTCTCAGGAAAAAGATATTAGTACTAAGTACATTCATACATTCCTGGTGCACTAAAAGCAAGTTTTGCTGTAAATATGGGGAGAGGTTTAGGCAAACAGATGGGGGTCTTGTCCACTCAACACTTACTTATTTCCtaacagagaaaatgcaaaaggagaTTGATTGTGTCATTGGCCGAGACCGAAGCCCCTGCATGGCAGATCGGAGCCAGATGCCCTACACAGATGCTGTGGTCCACGAAATCCAGAGATTCATCGATTTCCTTCCACTTAATGTCCCACATACTGTGATCAAAGACATCAAGTTCAGAGACTATTTTATCCCCAAGGTCTGTTCCACTGTGCCTGAGAAAGGTCATAATCTCTTGAAAACAATGATGTGTTCTattcattgtattttattttattttcaaaaaacactGAAACGTGATCTAGAATTAGAATAATGTTGTTTGGAAGTGGATTCTGGAAGTTATTGAGTCCAACCtcttgtatttgaaaaaaaaagacttcatcCTCTACGTGAAGAGGGAGTTAgagctttctattttttttcacGTAAATGTAAGCAAAGTTCTAATTTATTTGGAAGCAATATTAAATACTCTAATCAGACTCAccattaaaattcattaaaaaaacatctttGCCATATGAATGGcacacagttttatttattaaatgctCATTTTAAACTGGTTAAACTTTGACTACCCTTCTATTCAGCCCTGGGAACTTCTCAATGCCACTTTGCTTTAGCACGTCTCCATTTTAACTTTATTCTCCTCTCTTTGTTAATTCAGGACACTATGATAATCCCTATGCTGACTTCCATCCTACATGATAGTAAGGAATTTCCAAATCCAGAAAAATTTGACCCAGGACATTTCCTGAATGCAAATGGTACCTTTAAAAAGAGTGACTACTTCATGCCATTTTCTGCAGGTAGGACCTCCTTCTATTTCAGATTCTAGACGATTCTCTCCTAGAACCTCTTTGAAGATTTTAGTGGCTCCATCACCATGGTCTCTACAGTAATGTCTGGTGATCTGCTAGAGTCACTTCTGGGCAGCTCTAACCCCTGTACTAGAGTTTCAGttgatttccttttttagcAACCACAAAAGCTCCTCCACTGCATTCTACAAGAAGAGATACATGAAGAGAGACTCAGCCATGCAACTTCTCTCTCTCCAAACTTACcatcaaacagcagcagaacGTGAGAAATCAAAGCCTTCAAACTGCCTTTGCCCACTGAGCACTCATTGTTCTAGATGCTTAGCCCCTAGTTTAATTCATTTACTtccccaaaatgctgcagtgctATCTGTCCATTGTGAGATGTCTGAACTTCCATGGAACAGTGGTTAAAATAAGTTACCAGCAAAATACTccactgtcatttttattattttttgcttgcagGAAAACGCATCTGTGCAGGAGAAGGTCTGGCCCGGATGGAactattcatatttttaacagCTATCCTGCAGAACTTTACTTTGAAATCTGTTGTGGATCTCAAGGACATTGACATTTCTCCATTAGTCAGCAGTCTGGCAAATACACCCCGACCTTATGAGGTCTCTTTTCTTCCACGTTAGCCAAGAGAAGACAGTTGCCAGCTCCCAAACTCATGAAAGCTCTGGTTGAATGACAGTCATTTCCCAATCTGTTAAGACTGAAACACTCAGATCACTTGCTAGATACTTTCTGGAGAGAAACgtgcttagaaaagaaaatcgTATGGTGCTTTTATAATCACCACAGCCAGCTCTAAACAGAAACAGAGTAGGCAATTGCATAGGGAAGGAGACAACTGCCTGTGCAAAATTATGCAGGTTCTCCTCTGCACCTGCCTCACCTAGCTTGGGTTCCTACCTGGCTCCTGACGTCCTGACATGTCAGGGTGTGTGGACTAGTGTTCTGAGAGCCCTGCTGCTACTGTCCATATCACTTGATCCTCTCAGCACAGCAGGAACAGGCACTTGTACTCCAGGGTTTCCAGAGACTCTGCTTGCGGTACCTCCCTCCTCTGTATTTTCAATTTGTCTGTGACCTGTATGTAAAGGTAAGCATaaaacagtggggtttttttctgttagaagaCGATCATCTACTGTATTCTTGCCCCAATACATATTGTCTCCTGTGGTGGGGATGGAGTTTATCAATGACTGGGCAGATGGGTCCTCTCCTGTGTGATCATAATGAAGGTTTGTGAAATTACAatttatattgcaaaataaagtaGTAGTACACTGAattgttgtttttctgagaTCCCAGAAGAACATCTTTTGGTGAAAAACCTAATCCACAAAGCCTATACTCCCGAATGTCTTCCAAGTCTTACACATATCTGACTGTTTCACTTCACTCATTTATATGAAATGTATTATGGCTTGAAGACTGAGCTGGCCAATGACCTATATAAAATTTCCGTTCTCAGTAACAATGTGGGAGAAGGCTGGACTGACCCTACAAGACCTACCAGAACCCCAATTGTGGTTACAGAGCTGTCCATTGTGGCAAAAAAGGACCAATCAAAAAATACTGGGATCCCCCAGTGCCATTTACTAGCTGAACGGCAGCTTGCATCTTCCCATTATTTTATGAAGTGCGTAAAGATCACTACAGCAATGTTGCAATCaggcaaaaaaagataaaaagagtTTACATGAGTTGCCAAGCATACATGTACAGATGTAGGATTGGCATTTCCTAACTTGATCACATTCCCTGCAATGTATAATTTATGGTGATTACAGTGAAGACAGAGAGCTGAATCTGTGCTATGTGGGA is a genomic window containing:
- the LOC115348072 gene encoding cytochrome P450 2H1-like, yielding MELLGMTTIFLLLCISCLLLFASWRSISQKEKQPPGPITLPMVGNILQLNVWNLPESLKKLSKKYGPVFTIYLGPQKAVVLYGYEVVKEALIDQADDFSGRGNLPLLKKLFQGTGIVTSNGETWKQLRRFALTTLRDFGMGKKSIEERIQEEAHFLVERIRNTHERPFNPGNFLVHAVSNIICSIIFGDRFDYEDKKFLTLIELLDENNRLQNSIQIQLYNFIPTIMDYLPGAHQKMIKNTEKVHQFTSEIIAEHQETLDPTCPRDFIDAFLNKMEQEKGNGHSEFTVETLSRTTLDLFLAGTGTTSTTLRYGLVILQKYPEIAEKMQKEIDCVIGRDRSPCMADRSQMPYTDAVVHEIQRFIDFLPLNVPHTVIKDIKFRDYFIPKDTMIIPMLTSILHDSKEFPNPEKFDPGHFLNANGTFKKSDYFMPFSAGKRICAGEGLARMELFIFLTAILQNFTLKSVVDLKDIDISPLVSSLANTPRPYEVSFLPR